In Phycodurus eques isolate BA_2022a chromosome 23, UOR_Pequ_1.1, whole genome shotgun sequence, a genomic segment contains:
- the zfta gene encoding zinc finger translocation-associated protein isoform X2, producing the protein MDDGAAELRLAERRAQPEPGPPLSLTVRGEEEEEEEAAPGQSDSGEDGLANGHAAEDEPAAGATSYWSISEGPDHPLILSPAPGPSGRKPRARRASRPGLSRIPGRDHRRYYHEYWRSEYLMDFDPLRHGMICMVCGSSLATLKLSTIKRHIRQKHPDSLLWSAADKEVIRSGWESHLSLGGGQGSYAEARAGEPAGAEGGDESALSGFPVAAESAEEPPPPPSRGPSSSPAPEADGDGDARRREGAVRPCARALERYLNASLHAWFRQEFLMEYEAEAGRLLCMVCGGRPPSLHLDHIKNHVLERHPDSLVYSSEEKHRVLQAWAQTHDESENSIQSEANSKDDGSPSRDASLNEDDGGAAGTARQRRGPRGGDARHLRLDYLVAYGPRGRAVYCMVCSRVVRGSRVRSFRQHIRQCHPETEALSRQEREAVAAAWTKDRRAGDEISTSDAGVLNTSGGPNEDGSPDVKPLMKEEEDEEEEELEEEGGGVKDTAKDATPRQGHYPGKDQRRNYQVRWRTDFLMDYDCRRHGLICMVCGAALATLKVSTIKRHIQQVHAHSLRYGADQRRSAALAYDGDAAGRFVHADDCFLAWDHARSDTGPSHAH; encoded by the exons ATGGACGACGGCGCCGCGGAGCTCCGGCTTGCCGAGCGCCGGGCTCAGCCGGAGCCCGGGCCGCCGCTCTCATTAACTGTCcgcggggaggaggaggaggaggaagaggcggCCCCCGGCCAGAGCGACTCGGGAG AGGACGGGCTCGCGAACGGCCACGCCGCCGAAGACGAGCCCGCGGCGGGCGCCACCAGCTACTGGAGCATCAGCGAGGGTCCGGACCACCCTCTGATCCTGTCCCCGGCCCCGGGGCCGTCGGGACGCAAACCCCGGGCGCGGCGGGCCTCGCGGCCCGGCCTGAGTCGCATCCCGGGCCGCGACCACCGGCGCTACTACCACGAGTACTGGCGCAGCGAGTACCTGATGGACTTCGACCCGCTCCGGCACGGCATGATCTGCATGGTGTGCGGCAGCTCGCTGGCCACCCTCAAGCTGAGCACCATCAAGCGCCACATCCGCCAGAAGCACCCCGACTCGCTGCTGTGGAGCGCCGCCGACAAGGAGGTGATCCGCTCCGGCTGGGAGAGCCACCTGAGCCTCGGGGGAGGTCAGGGGTCGTACGCCGAAGCCAGAGCCGGCGAGCCCGCCGGGGCCGAAGGGGGTGACGAGTCGGCGCTTTCGGGCTTTCCCGTCGCTGCCG AATCGGCCGaggagccgccgccgccgccgtcgcgcGGGCCGAGCAGCTCTCCTGCGCCCGAGGCGGACGGCGACGGCGACGCCCGCCGCCGGGAGGGAGCGGTCCGTCCTTGCGCGCGCGCGCTGGAGCGCTACCTGAACGCCTCGCTGCACGCCTGGTTCCGCCAGGAGTTCCTGATGGAGTACGAGGCGGAGGCGGGCCGGCTGCTGTGCATGGTGTGCGGCGGGCGGCCGCCCTCGCTGCACCTGGACCACATCAAGAACCACGTGCTGGAGCGACACCCCGACTCGCTGGTCTACAGCTCCGAGGAGAAGCACCGCGTGCTGCAGGCCTGGGCTCAAACTCACG ACGAGTCGGAGAACTCCATCCAATCAGAAGCAAACTCCAAAGATGACGGCTCGCCGTCTCGGGACGCGTCTCTGAACGAGGACGACGGCGGCGCGGCGGGCACCGCGCGCCAGAGGCGGGGCCCGCGGGGCGGCGACGCGCGACACCTGCGCCTGGACTACCTGGTGGCGTACGGGCCCCGGGGCCGCGCCGTCTACTGCATGGTGTGCTCTCGGGTCGTGCGCGGGAGCCGAGTCCGGAGCTTCCGGCAGCACATCCGCCAATGTCACCCCGAGACGGAGGCCCTGAGCCGGCAAGAGCGCGAAGCCGTGGCGGCGGCCTGGACCAAAGACCGCCGCGCCGGAGACG AAATCAGCACAAGTGACGCCGGTGTCCTCAATACCTCCGGCGGCCCGAACGAGGACGGCTCCCCAGACGTCAAACCGTTGAtgaaagaagaggaagacgaggaggaggaggagttggaggaggaaggaggcgGAGTCAAGGACACGGCCAAGGACGCTACCCCGCGCCAAGGCCACTACCCGGGCAAGGACCAGCGGCGAAACTACCAGGTGCGCTGGCGCACGGACTTCCTGATGGACTACGACTGCCGGCGGCACGGGCTCATCTGCATGGTGTGCGGCGCGGCCTTGGCCACGCTGAAGGTGAGCACCATCAAGCGCCACATCCAGCAGGTGCACGCGCACTCGCTGCGCTACGGCGCCGACCAGAGGCGCAGCGCCGCGCTGGCCTACGACGGCGACGCCGCCGGACGCTTCGTCCACGCAGACGATTGCTTCCTCGCCTGGGATCACGCGCGCAGCGACACGGGGCCCTCGCACGCGCACTGA
- the zfta gene encoding zinc finger translocation-associated protein isoform X1 — protein MDDGAAELRLAERRAQPEPGPPLSLTVRGEEEEEEEAAPGQSDSGAEDGLANGHAAEDEPAAGATSYWSISEGPDHPLILSPAPGPSGRKPRARRASRPGLSRIPGRDHRRYYHEYWRSEYLMDFDPLRHGMICMVCGSSLATLKLSTIKRHIRQKHPDSLLWSAADKEVIRSGWESHLSLGGGQGSYAEARAGEPAGAEGGDESALSGFPVAAESAEEPPPPPSRGPSSSPAPEADGDGDARRREGAVRPCARALERYLNASLHAWFRQEFLMEYEAEAGRLLCMVCGGRPPSLHLDHIKNHVLERHPDSLVYSSEEKHRVLQAWAQTHDESENSIQSEANSKDDGSPSRDASLNEDDGGAAGTARQRRGPRGGDARHLRLDYLVAYGPRGRAVYCMVCSRVVRGSRVRSFRQHIRQCHPETEALSRQEREAVAAAWTKDRRAGDEISTSDAGVLNTSGGPNEDGSPDVKPLMKEEEDEEEEELEEEGGGVKDTAKDATPRQGHYPGKDQRRNYQVRWRTDFLMDYDCRRHGLICMVCGAALATLKVSTIKRHIQQVHAHSLRYGADQRRSAALAYDGDAAGRFVHADDCFLAWDHARSDTGPSHAH, from the exons ATGGACGACGGCGCCGCGGAGCTCCGGCTTGCCGAGCGCCGGGCTCAGCCGGAGCCCGGGCCGCCGCTCTCATTAACTGTCcgcggggaggaggaggaggaggaagaggcggCCCCCGGCCAGAGCGACTCGGGAG CAGAGGACGGGCTCGCGAACGGCCACGCCGCCGAAGACGAGCCCGCGGCGGGCGCCACCAGCTACTGGAGCATCAGCGAGGGTCCGGACCACCCTCTGATCCTGTCCCCGGCCCCGGGGCCGTCGGGACGCAAACCCCGGGCGCGGCGGGCCTCGCGGCCCGGCCTGAGTCGCATCCCGGGCCGCGACCACCGGCGCTACTACCACGAGTACTGGCGCAGCGAGTACCTGATGGACTTCGACCCGCTCCGGCACGGCATGATCTGCATGGTGTGCGGCAGCTCGCTGGCCACCCTCAAGCTGAGCACCATCAAGCGCCACATCCGCCAGAAGCACCCCGACTCGCTGCTGTGGAGCGCCGCCGACAAGGAGGTGATCCGCTCCGGCTGGGAGAGCCACCTGAGCCTCGGGGGAGGTCAGGGGTCGTACGCCGAAGCCAGAGCCGGCGAGCCCGCCGGGGCCGAAGGGGGTGACGAGTCGGCGCTTTCGGGCTTTCCCGTCGCTGCCG AATCGGCCGaggagccgccgccgccgccgtcgcgcGGGCCGAGCAGCTCTCCTGCGCCCGAGGCGGACGGCGACGGCGACGCCCGCCGCCGGGAGGGAGCGGTCCGTCCTTGCGCGCGCGCGCTGGAGCGCTACCTGAACGCCTCGCTGCACGCCTGGTTCCGCCAGGAGTTCCTGATGGAGTACGAGGCGGAGGCGGGCCGGCTGCTGTGCATGGTGTGCGGCGGGCGGCCGCCCTCGCTGCACCTGGACCACATCAAGAACCACGTGCTGGAGCGACACCCCGACTCGCTGGTCTACAGCTCCGAGGAGAAGCACCGCGTGCTGCAGGCCTGGGCTCAAACTCACG ACGAGTCGGAGAACTCCATCCAATCAGAAGCAAACTCCAAAGATGACGGCTCGCCGTCTCGGGACGCGTCTCTGAACGAGGACGACGGCGGCGCGGCGGGCACCGCGCGCCAGAGGCGGGGCCCGCGGGGCGGCGACGCGCGACACCTGCGCCTGGACTACCTGGTGGCGTACGGGCCCCGGGGCCGCGCCGTCTACTGCATGGTGTGCTCTCGGGTCGTGCGCGGGAGCCGAGTCCGGAGCTTCCGGCAGCACATCCGCCAATGTCACCCCGAGACGGAGGCCCTGAGCCGGCAAGAGCGCGAAGCCGTGGCGGCGGCCTGGACCAAAGACCGCCGCGCCGGAGACG AAATCAGCACAAGTGACGCCGGTGTCCTCAATACCTCCGGCGGCCCGAACGAGGACGGCTCCCCAGACGTCAAACCGTTGAtgaaagaagaggaagacgaggaggaggaggagttggaggaggaaggaggcgGAGTCAAGGACACGGCCAAGGACGCTACCCCGCGCCAAGGCCACTACCCGGGCAAGGACCAGCGGCGAAACTACCAGGTGCGCTGGCGCACGGACTTCCTGATGGACTACGACTGCCGGCGGCACGGGCTCATCTGCATGGTGTGCGGCGCGGCCTTGGCCACGCTGAAGGTGAGCACCATCAAGCGCCACATCCAGCAGGTGCACGCGCACTCGCTGCGCTACGGCGCCGACCAGAGGCGCAGCGCCGCGCTGGCCTACGACGGCGACGCCGCCGGACGCTTCGTCCACGCAGACGATTGCTTCCTCGCCTGGGATCACGCGCGCAGCGACACGGGGCCCTCGCACGCGCACTGA
- the si:dkey-28a3.2 gene encoding uncharacterized protein si:dkey-28a3.2, producing the protein MPTVKSEGGSAFELDDATPASSASSALLAKTTRTVGTMTNGGRTRVFTRIKAERSSATGNALAPESEEEQVARRREQWRLKKRAQRAKVAARLAKTREKVTPVITASAQFLLRDANRRGGQTPRQTSHKSAQMASESTRRTPNFVPPSDVSRCRTPRQRLLEAQRHLKVKSLCTPLAFNIRSVPPMDTRDTPEQIIAKQREYWRVKKREQRAKMSMEAKARLKEKDSLMRRVRRYQHILEEMRRARASGGGPETLGGFIEEDGTVSAGAPRMRSLNGSTGKDGLGVSGSKVPIRAPTRSTKTEPVQPFSHLTLTRPQGPRKSTFPDVATWAGRAGCVMKMLVSDKALTKEDRVAKKREYWRVMKRQQRAARAAQLRQGFAESRLAAPARRSKDLRAAAAYRAPLLNRIEPTNAIKREPDLNPAPEQPLCPDLKPLAPKPEPDPVPAADCQTTTLLAVASMKKLLEESLSTVSDAKFQEPDVGTKVKEEPDGTEAAPVARARDPDAAPRRRPGAASSLQKKREYWKLMKRQQRARLKERRGEGGGGDAGGGGRLHLRGNQTPTLAARSINVAKTPLKLLPKPSLSSGSSIRPVRGPSGINECVDLDPDLPALKPPDNPFSSINLHPIEPPARPVRSAPLKRFWASPAPLNATGPPKRRPGESEEDFLKRKREYWRIKKKEQRARKAVGEKRIAPRRGSCMPPVQDLCQRSTCDPLSEASEHLIGNSADSGAYSHYAAPLQDELLLAEDGRPRGDEGPVTEATWRHSYLMDYDPLNQLLVCMACGELQHSHSLEGAVAHIDEAHPHTRALEPAERRRILEAWDEQVSRRERFFTRQLQQRGVTLAETYRN; encoded by the exons ATGCCGACGGTCAAAAGCGAAGGTGGCTCGGCGTTCGAGTTGGATGACGCCACCCCGGCGAGTTCCGCTTCTTCAGCGCTCTTGGCTAAAACCACCCGGACTGTCGGGACGATGACCAACGGCGGCCGGACGCGAGTCTTCACGCGGATCAAGGCCGAGCGCTCGTCGGCAACCGGGAACGCCCTCGCGCCCGAGTCCGAGGAAGAGCAGGTGGCCCGTCGCCGGGAGCAATGGAGGCTCAAAAAGCGAGCGCAGCGGGCCAAGGTGGCGGCGAGGCTCGCCAAAACCAGAGAGAAAGTCACACCGGTGATAACCGCGTCTGCCCAATTTCTCCTTCGTGACGCCAACCGGCGAGGTGGCCAAACACCAAGGCAGACTTCGCACAAATCCGCACAAATGGCGAGTGAATCGACAAGACGGACTCCGAATTTTGTTCCTCCGTCCGACGTCTCTCGATGCAGAACGCCTCGGCAGAGACTTTTGGAAGCTCAAAGACATCTAAAAGTCAAATCCCTGTGCACGCCCTTGGCGTTTAATATCAGAAGCGTCCCCCCGATGGACACCAGGGACACTCCGGAGCAGATCATAGCCAAACAGAGGGAGTACTGGCGGGTTAAAAAGCGAGAGCAGCGGGCCAAGATGTCGATGGAGGCGAAGGCCCGGCTCAAGGAGAAGGACTCCCTGATGCGCCGAGTCCGACGCTACCAGCACATCCTGGAGGAGATGAGGAGGGCCAGGGCGTCGGGGGGCGGCCCGGAGACCCTCGGGGGCTTCATCGAAGAGGACGGGACGGTGTCTGCCGGCGCTCCCCGGATGCGTTCCTTGAATGGCAGCACGGGGAAAGATGGACTCGGGGTTTCCGGTAGCAAAGTCCCCATACGAGCGCCCACCCGAAGCACAAAGACCGAACCCGTCCAACCTTTTAGTCACCTCACCCTCACTCGTCCTCAGGGCCCACGCAAGTCCACTTTTCCCGACGTAGCCACCTGGGCCGGCCGGGCCGGCTGCGTCATGAAAATGCTCGTTTCGGATAAAGCGTTGACCAAGGAAGACCGCGTGGCCAAGAAGCGCGAGTACTGGAGGGTGATGAAGCGGCAACAGCGGGCAGCGCGCGCGGCCCAGCTGAGGCAAGGGTTCGCCGAGTCCAGACTCGCCGCGCCGGCCAGAAGGAGCAAAGACCTGAGAGCGGCTGCGGCGTACCGAGCGCCTCTCCTGAACCGGATCGAGCCGACTAACGCCATCAAACGGGAGCCTGACCTAAACCCCGCCCCTGAGCAGCCCCTCTGTCCAGACCTCAAACCTCTGGCGCCCAAGCCCGAACCCGACCCGGTTCCGGCCGCGGATTGCCAGACGACCACTCTGCTGGCCGTGGCCTCCATGAAGAAGCTCCTTGAGGAGTCTCTGAGCACGGTGAGCGACGCCAAATTCCAAGAGCCCGACGTCGGAACGAAGGTAAAAGAGGAGCCCGACGGAACGGAGGCGGCCCCCGTCGCCCGAGCTCGAGACCCCGACGCGGCCCCGCGGCGACGTCCCGGCGCGGCGAGCAGCCTGCAAAAGAAGCGGGAGTACTGGAAGCTGATGAAGAGGCAGCAGAGGGCCCGGCTGAAGGAGAGGCGCGGcgagggcggcggcggcgatgCCGGTGGCGGTGGGCGTCTTCATCTGAGGGGCAACCAG ACTCCGACTCTCGCCGCGCGCTCGATAAATGTTGCGAAGACTCCACTGAAGCTCCTTCCTAAGCCTTCCTTGTCTTCGGGGAGCAGCATTCGCCCCGTCCGCGGGCCTTCGGGTATTAATGAATGCGTGGACTTGGACCCGGACCTCCCTGCTCTGAAACCCCCTGACAACCCGTTTTCCAGCATAAACCTGCACCCCATCGAACCCCCCGCTCGACCTGTGCGCTCCGCTCCCTTGAAACGGTTCTGGGCGTCCCCGGCGCCGCTCAACGCCACGGGGCCTCCCAAGCGCCGCCCCGGGGAGTCTGAGGAGGACTTTCTGAAAAGGAAGCGCGAGTACTGGAGGATCAAAAAGAAGGAGCAGAGAGCCAGGAAGGCTGTGGGCGAGAAGCGGATCGCCCCGAGGAGAGGGTCCTGCATGCCGCCCGTTCAG GATCTTTGTCAGCGGTCGACGTGCGACCCTTTGAGTGAGGCGTCAGAACATCTCATCGG CAATTCAGCGGACAGCGGGGCCTACTCTCACTACGCAGCACCACTACAAG ATGAGCTTCTGTTAGCCGAGGACGGGCGCCCCCGCGGCGACGAAGGCCCCGTGACCGAGGCCACGTGGAGGCACTCGTACCTCATGGACTACGACCCCCTCAACCAGCTGCTGGTGTGCATGGCGTGCGGCGAGCTGCAGCACTCGCACAGCCTGGAGGGCGCGGTGGCGCACATCGACGAGGCCCACCCGCACACCCGCGCCCTGGAGCCTGCCGAGCGACGCCGCATCCTGGAGGCCTGGGACGAGCAGGTGTCGCGACGCGAGCGCTTCTTCACCAGGCAGCTGCAGCAGCGCGGCGTGACTCTGGCAG AAACGTACAGGAACTGA
- the ecsit gene encoding evolutionarily conserved signaling intermediate in Toll pathway, mitochondrial: MKCTRCLLRLLGQSAHTAARSARPTLPRNPQHEQAVRRFRGYKGGPVPAEFVGEDPGKRSVVPGDPFATERKTKASFAEALEVFTKADVRRRGHVEFIYAALKKMPEFGVERDLAVYNQLLDVFPKEVFVPRNFIQRMFNHYPRQQECAVQLLEQMENYGVMPNVETKVLLVRIFGEKGHPVRKYQRIMYWFPKFKHTNPFPIPHQLPEDPVDLARFSLKRIANHLDAKVTVYQMPRTDVTDSGDQIAPPHIVGIQSPDQMELLGKHDPGRPVFVEGPFPLWLRKTCVHYYVLRAEPVPPGEKVEEPYDPERCFNYPLQLELDLDRDLGDIETFDVEDLDEGPVFAMCMTSQGDRATLNRWISGLQESNPVLGHIPTLFRLQAGPSELRAETRRDESPAEEPEQEEEEARRRRN, encoded by the exons ATGAAGTGCACACGATGCCTGCTCCGGCTGCTGGGCCAGTCCGCCCACACCGCAGCCCGGTCCGCTCGCCCCACTTTGCCACGCAATCCACAGCATGAGCAG GCGGTGAGGCGTTTCCGCGGTTACAAAGGCGGCCCCGTGCCCGCGGAGTTCGTCGGCGAGGACCCCGGGAAGAGGTCCGTGGTCCCGGGTGACCCGTTCGCCACGGAGCGCAAAACCAAGGCCTCCTTCGCCGAAGCGCTGGAGGTGTTCACCAAGGCCGACGTGAGGCGACGGGGCCACGTGGAGTTCATCTACGCCGCACTCAAGAAGATGCCAGAGTTCGGCGTGGAGCGCGATCTGGCGGTCTACAACCAGCTGCTGGATGTCTTTCCCAAGGAGGTGTTCGTGCCCAGGAACTTCATTCAGCGCATGTTCAACCACTACCCCCGGCAGCAGGAGTGCGCAGTGCAGCTACTAGAACAAATGGAGAACTATG GTGTCATGCCCAACGTGGAAACGAAGGTCCTGCTGGTGCGGATTTTTGGTGAGAAGGGCCACCCAGTGAGGAAGTACCAGCGCATCATGTACTGGTTCCCGAAATTCAAACACACCAACCCCTTCCCCATCCCGCATCAGCTGCCCGAAGACCCGGTGGACCTGGCCCGCTTCAGCCTGAAGCGGATCGCGAACCACCTGGACGCCAAAGTCACCGTTTACCAG ATGCCGCGCACAGACGTCACAGATAGCGGAGACCAGATCGCGCCGCCCCACATCGTAGGCATCCAGAGCCCCGACCAGATGGAGCTCCTCGGCAAGCACGACCCCGGCAGGCCCGTGTTCGTGGAGGGACCCTTTCCGCTGTGGCTGAGAAAGACGTGCGTGCACTACTACGTCCTCCGGGCTGAACCCGTGCCACCCGGCGAGAAG gtgGAGGAGCCTTATGATCCAGAGCGTTGTTTTAACTACCCTCTGCAACTAGAACTAGACTTGGATCGGGACCTTGGGGACATTGAGACCTTCGATGTAGAAGACT TGGATGAAGGTCCGGTGTTTGCCATGTGCATGACCAGCCAGGGGGACCGGGCCACCCTCAACCGGTGGATCTCGGGTCTGCAGGAGAGCAACCCCGTCCTGGGTCACATCCCCACCCTGTTCCGCCTGCAAGCCGGCCCCAGCGAGCTCCGGGCGGAGACCCGGAGAGATGAGTCGCCGGCTGAGGAACCcgagcaagaggaggaggaggccaggAGGAGAAGGAACTGA